The following DNA comes from Sphingorhabdus sp. M41.
GTCAGTCGCGATCCGAAAGTCGTTGCAGACTATCTTGCCGATCCGCTCGTCTACAATGGCAAGATGGGGGCACGATTGGCTGCGGAACTGTTGACCAACATGACCAAAATTCAGGAAAATGCCGGGCAGATTTCTTTGCCGATGCTCCTGCTTCACGGTGGAAAGGACAGTCTGGCTGCCGCTGAGGGGTCGGAATTTCTGGACCGTCATATATCCTCAAGCGACAAACAGCTCAAAATCTATCCGAAATTGTTTCACGAAATATTCAATGAACCGGAAAAAGACGCAGTGTTGAACGATATGACCGACTGGTTGGACAAACAACTGGCGGCGAGAGGAGTGTAATTTTGGAAGCGATCGAAATTTTCCTGGCGATCCTGGGCATCTTGATGGTGTCGCTGCTTGCTCTCTATGTACTGTTCCCGCGTATGTTGTACGGCTTTCTTCGCAATACATTGCGGCGAAAAGGCAAGCTGACAGCAAAATCGATACAAGTGGGCGATATGAACTGGCCTTATCTCGAAGGTGGTCCATCAGATGGCGAGCCATTGGTGCTGCTTCACGGCTTCGGCGGTGACAAGGATAATTGGGCGATATATGCGCCGGAAATCGTCGGAAAATATCGCCTGATAGCTCCCGACTTGCCTGGTTTCGGAGAGAATATTCGGGACATTGATCGTGACTATGACATGGCGACGCAGGCGTCCCGAGTTCGCGATTTTCTGAACGCTATGGGTATCGATAAATGCCATATTGGCGGAAACAGCATGGGCGGCTTTGTCTCGCTGCGCTTTGCGCTGGATTACCCGGAACGCTTGATTTCAATGACTTTGTTCAACAATGCAGGTGTCGTCGGAGCCAATGAAAGCAAGCTTCAGAAAGAGGCCTTGGCCGGTAAAAATCCGCTGGAGATCCACAGTCCCGACGACGTAAAGCGGATGCTCGCGTTCGTTGCTCACAAACCGATGAAGGTCCCCGGGCAATTCCGGAAGATTTTCTACGAAGATTTTGCCGTCCATCGCGAGTTGCTCGACAAGATATTCTGGAATCTGGTGGAGGATGGCACGGAGAAGGCACTGAATGACCAGCTTGATCAGGTGAAGGCGCCGACGCTCATCATCTGGGGCCGCCATGACCAGCTGATAGATGTCAGTTGCGTCAATGTGCTGGAAGACGGCATTCCAAATTCTGAATCGGCGGTATTTGAAGAAGTCGGTCATGTGCCGATGATCGAGAACCCCAAGGGGACCGCTGAAAGACATCTCGAGTTCCTTGCAAAATATTGAAATTCCCTTCAGTTTAAACGGGATTGGCGCCCGCTAGAGGAGTCGTCGATGGAGGGGTTTTATGGAATTGAAAGTCGGATTGCTCGGTGGAGGCTCATGGGGAACCACGGTTGCGTCTCTGGTTTCGCGCAATGCGCCGATTAAAATCTGGGCACGGGATCCGGAAACAGTCAGCGATATCAACGACAATCATTGTAACAGCAAATATTTGCCAGACATAAAATTGCCTGAAGCTTTGACAGCAACGTCCGAAATCGGCGAGGCCGTATCTGGCGCAGACGTGTTGGTGATGGGAATACCCTCCAGCAATTTCCGCAGTGTATTGGAAGAAGCAAAGCAATATCTCCGACCCTGGGTTCCGGTGATCAGCCTTACCAAGGGTCTGGAACTGGCCACCAGCAAGCGGATGACCGAGGTTATCGAGGAAGTTCTGCCGGGGCATCCTGTTGGCGTCCTCACCGGCCCCAATCTGGCGCGCGAAATCATGGCGGGGCAGGCGGCTGCCAGCGTGATCTCGATGGAAGACGAGATTATCGTCAAGCAACTGCAGCAGCTTTTCCACTCCGGCCTGTTTCGCGTCTACACCAATACCGACCTGCTGGGTTGCGAACTGGGTGGCGTGCTCAAGAATATCATCGCCATCGCAGTCGGCATGGGTGACGGTTTGGGAGCGGGAGATAATACACGGTCGGCATTGATTACCAGAGGGCTAGCCGAGATCACGCGTCTGGGCGTCGCGATGGGCGGAAAACCCGAAACATTTTCGGGCCTGACCGGCATGGGTGACATGATCGCTACATGTACCAGTCCGCTGAGCCGCAATCGTCATGTCGGTGTCGAGCTGGGCAAGGGGCGACATATTGATGAAATCATCGACGAAATGCACATGGTTGCCGAAGGTGTCAAAAGTGCGCCGACGGTGATCGCCTTGGCCAAGAAATATGGTGTAGCGATGCCAATTGCCGAGGATGTTTTTGAAGTCACCAAGGGGAATCGCTCGGCCGTGCGTGCATTCCGCGGACTGGTAAATCAGTCGGCTGGTGCGGAGTCAGACGCGGGTTAAAATTACTCGCTATTTTGCAGGCCCAAACCCCTGAGATCATAACTAAAACAAAATTATGAGGGGACAAATTTTGCCTCATCTTGCAAAATATTAACCAATTCGGCAGAAATAATTTCGCTCAAATGACTTAAAGATAAGCAAATTTACGAGTCAATTAAGCATGTTACAAAATCTTCTCGGTTTTACTTGCATTGAAATGGGGCATATCATAAAATTTTCCACAGTAGGCAGAGGAATTCGTTAGGCTGAGTATCGCCAAGGACCTTTGTCGAACAAGGAGTATAATATGGACTTTCGCAGTCGCGCTGCCAACGAATTGGATCGGAATTTGCCGATCGAAGCGAATGATATGCTAGTCCAGGCACCTTCCATTTCAGAAACTGATATTTTTTCAAAACAGTTTCGGGAGATCGATCTGCGATTTGATCGTTCCGATGAAATATTCTGGTGTTATATGAATCAGAAATCACGCCCAAGCTATACTTATGAGCTGGGAGAAGAGATTCAGCAGGTCCAAGACTGGATTCACTCGACTTATGCGATGGACGGCTCGAAGGCCGCGGATCCTTTACGTTACTTTGTCGCAGGTTCCCACACGCCGGGCATATACAATCTTGGAGGCGATCTGAATCACTTTGCAAGTTGTATTCGTCGTCGTGATCTGGGGGCGTTGAAGAAATACGCTCGAACATGTGTTCACATGCAATATGAGAATAGCACCGCCTTTGGCGCGCCAATCATTACGATGGCGCTTGTGCAGGGCGATGCGTTGGGCGGTGGGTTTGAGCACGCGCTTGCTTTTGATATCCTGGTTGCCGAGAAAAGCGCACGCTTGGGCCTTCCGGAAATTCTGTTCAATCTCTTTCCCGGCATGGGTGCTTACAGCTTTTTGCGGCAGCGTCTCAGCCGCAAGGATACTGAGAGATTCATTCTTGAAGGCAAATTATTTACGGCGGCCGAGCTATATGACATGGGCGTCGTCGATATATTGGCAGAAGATGGGATGGGCGAAGCCGCCATCGTCGAATATACAAAGGCAAACCGGAAGCGTTTCCACGCGGAACGGGCTGTCTATCGCGCCCGCAAAATCGCCAATCCGGTTAGCTTGGAAGAGCTGCTGGAAATCACCGATACATGGGCGGAAACCGCGCTATATCTGGATGAATCGGACGTTCGCAAGATGGAACGGTTGGCGAGAGCGCAGGACCGCCGGATTATGCGGTCACTAAAGGCCGTCTGATATTCACCTAAGCCAGCGCAGCTTTCTCGCCAGGCACATTCTCATTTCTGGGCTGCGAGATGCCTTCAAGGCAATCGCGAATTTCGACAACCTGTTTTTCGATTTTTGTTAGATATTCAAAGCGGCGATCGTTGAATTTTTGTTCCGTGATCACTTCGAGTGTCGCACATGTTTCAGCTAGGAAATTTGCACCGACATTTGCCGCCCCGCTCTTGAACGCATGGGCATGGAAGCGGAAATCTTCCACCGACCCATCGTCTACCGATTTCCGGAATGCAGTCAGAATCTCGCTGGTATCTTCAAGATAGGCATCGATGATGGACTGCACGAAAGCCTTATCTCCGATCGACAGAAGATAATCTAGCTGCGTGGGATCAACGGCGGGTGGTGCGGTCTTGCGAGTCCGGCTTTCAATATTGCTGACCACTCGCAAGGGATCGGAGGTGGCCGGGCTTTCCGCCGGACCAATTTTGCTGGCGGTCTGTGAAGTAATAACCTCTATCAATTCCCCTGCCTCAATGGGTTTTGTAATTCGCAAATCCATTCCGGCATCAAGGCATTTCTTTTCGGTTTCCTCGGTAGAATCAGCAGTCAGGCCAATGATTGGGACATGTGTCCGTGGACCTTCGATCTGACGCCATAGCTTGCAGCATTCAACACCACCCATATTGGGCATGTTGACGTCCAGGAATACGATATCAAAGGTCGCCTGTTCGAGCTCTTCGAGCGCCTTTTCTCCGTCCTCAACCACGGTGACTTCATGTCCGGCATTGGACAAAATCGTTTCGAGCACCATCTGGTTGGTGCGATTGTCATCGGCGACCAGCACCCGAACCGGTATGATTTCGGATGGCTGGTCATTGACATTCGATTCCGTTTGTTGCCGTGCGCCTGAACCGACGAAGGAACAGCCGATCTGCACTGCGCTACGGATTGCGCTGAAATCTGAACCTGCCGGCAGCAGCGTTGCGAAAGCCGCCCGCAATTGAAGGTCCTTCAGATTTTTCTCTTTTCCCTCGGCAAACAAGACCGGCGGAAGTTTGGCATTCCGGAAAGCAGACCATAGCGGAGATTGGTCATCATGATCGCTGGCGATAGCTTCATCGAGCAGAGCGATGTCGTAAAGTTCGAGATTACGCCGATCCAGAATTTTTTTGAGGTCATCAGTTCCATGATATTGGATATGGTCAATAGTAAGGCGTTGATTGTCATCGTTGCAGATGGTCGGCGGGTTGAGTTCTCGCGTCAGGGACAAAATCCTGACGCTATCCTCATCGGCACCCGTTTCTTCTGCATCCAAAACTTCTGCAGGGAATGACAAAGTGAATATGCTGCCGGCGCCCAGCTCGCTATCGACTGATATATATCCACCCATCAGGCTTGCCTGCTTTTGGCATATCGCCAATCCCAGCCCGGTACCGCCAAACTCTCTGGCAACTGTGTCATCGGCTTGCTGGAAAACATTGAATATTTTCTTTTGTGACTCACTTGGAATTCCGGGCCCGGTGTCGGTTACCGAAATCCACATTTGGTCATGGTCGTCACCGGAGCCCGATCCGCATCTCAAAGTGATCGACCCGGCTTGGGTAAATTTCACGGCATTGCTGGTGAGGTTGATAAGAATATTCCGGACATAGTCGAGCTGTCCGGAAATCAAACGGTCACTGTTCGGTTCTGCCTGAAGGATGATCTTGAGATCTTTCTCGTCGGCAGCGATTTGCATGATGTCGCGGACCTCGGCCAAAATATCTACAAGAGAAAAAGGTTTTGGGTCAGGCAGTTCGTCGCGAGATTCCGATTGTGCAAAATTGAGCAGCTGATTGATCAAGTGCAGCAGATGACGGCCCGCAGATACGCTGGTTGCGACCATCTGATGCTGCTTCTCGGGCAGCTTCATATCAAGCAAATGGGTGCCGTAGCCAATGATGGCGTTCAACGGTGTCCGCAGTTCATGACTGATGCTGGCCAGAAACAGGCTCTTGGCCTTGTTTGCCGCTTCAGCCTCTTCTTTGGCTTGGGAGATTTTGGTTATCAGCGTTGAGCAATATGCTGGTATTACCAATAGACCGATCAGCAAGCCGATAGAAAGAGACGGGTTCTCGCGCCAGAAGTCTACATTATAGATAGCCCATCCGAATGCCATGACCGCCATCGCTGACGCAAAGAAAAGCCATAGCACTCCGAAGCGAAAACCATTTCCGAGAATGACCCAAAGAAACAACGGGTAACCGGCCGCAACACTTTCGCCGCCGACCTGGAACAGAAAAGCTCCGACGCCAAAATCTGTGCAAAGGCCTATAAACCGCCTCAAATTGGACGGCCTGGGGTTGGCATGATAGGCGATGGCTATGGCGACGCTTAAAATGAAATAGATGCTGAAACCGGTGATCAATCCAGACGTGGCACCCAGCATCGCGCACACAGACCACCCCAGGATCACCAATATGATCCGGTTCTTGATCATTTCATGCTCACGATCTCGCGCTTGACCGTCCATGCCTCCGTGCCGATGCCGATGCCGA
Coding sequences within:
- a CDS encoding alpha/beta fold hydrolase produces the protein MEAIEIFLAILGILMVSLLALYVLFPRMLYGFLRNTLRRKGKLTAKSIQVGDMNWPYLEGGPSDGEPLVLLHGFGGDKDNWAIYAPEIVGKYRLIAPDLPGFGENIRDIDRDYDMATQASRVRDFLNAMGIDKCHIGGNSMGGFVSLRFALDYPERLISMTLFNNAGVVGANESKLQKEALAGKNPLEIHSPDDVKRMLAFVAHKPMKVPGQFRKIFYEDFAVHRELLDKIFWNLVEDGTEKALNDQLDQVKAPTLIIWGRHDQLIDVSCVNVLEDGIPNSESAVFEEVGHVPMIENPKGTAERHLEFLAKY
- a CDS encoding NAD(P)H-dependent glycerol-3-phosphate dehydrogenase, which translates into the protein MELKVGLLGGGSWGTTVASLVSRNAPIKIWARDPETVSDINDNHCNSKYLPDIKLPEALTATSEIGEAVSGADVLVMGIPSSNFRSVLEEAKQYLRPWVPVISLTKGLELATSKRMTEVIEEVLPGHPVGVLTGPNLAREIMAGQAAASVISMEDEIIVKQLQQLFHSGLFRVYTNTDLLGCELGGVLKNIIAIAVGMGDGLGAGDNTRSALITRGLAEITRLGVAMGGKPETFSGLTGMGDMIATCTSPLSRNRHVGVELGKGRHIDEIIDEMHMVAEGVKSAPTVIALAKKYGVAMPIAEDVFEVTKGNRSAVRAFRGLVNQSAGAESDAG
- a CDS encoding crotonase/enoyl-CoA hydratase family protein translates to MPIEANDMLVQAPSISETDIFSKQFREIDLRFDRSDEIFWCYMNQKSRPSYTYELGEEIQQVQDWIHSTYAMDGSKAADPLRYFVAGSHTPGIYNLGGDLNHFASCIRRRDLGALKKYARTCVHMQYENSTAFGAPIITMALVQGDALGGGFEHALAFDILVAEKSARLGLPEILFNLFPGMGAYSFLRQRLSRKDTERFILEGKLFTAAELYDMGVVDILAEDGMGEAAIVEYTKANRKRFHAERAVYRARKIANPVSLEELLEITDTWAETALYLDESDVRKMERLARAQDRRIMRSLKAV
- a CDS encoding response regulator, encoding MDGQARDREHEMIKNRIILVILGWSVCAMLGATSGLITGFSIYFILSVAIAIAYHANPRPSNLRRFIGLCTDFGVGAFLFQVGGESVAAGYPLFLWVILGNGFRFGVLWLFFASAMAVMAFGWAIYNVDFWRENPSLSIGLLIGLLVIPAYCSTLITKISQAKEEAEAANKAKSLFLASISHELRTPLNAIIGYGTHLLDMKLPEKQHQMVATSVSAGRHLLHLINQLLNFAQSESRDELPDPKPFSLVDILAEVRDIMQIAADEKDLKIILQAEPNSDRLISGQLDYVRNILINLTSNAVKFTQAGSITLRCGSGSGDDHDQMWISVTDTGPGIPSESQKKIFNVFQQADDTVAREFGGTGLGLAICQKQASLMGGYISVDSELGAGSIFTLSFPAEVLDAEETGADEDSVRILSLTRELNPPTICNDDNQRLTIDHIQYHGTDDLKKILDRRNLELYDIALLDEAIASDHDDQSPLWSAFRNAKLPPVLFAEGKEKNLKDLQLRAAFATLLPAGSDFSAIRSAVQIGCSFVGSGARQQTESNVNDQPSEIIPVRVLVADDNRTNQMVLETILSNAGHEVTVVEDGEKALEELEQATFDIVFLDVNMPNMGGVECCKLWRQIEGPRTHVPIIGLTADSTEETEKKCLDAGMDLRITKPIEAGELIEVITSQTASKIGPAESPATSDPLRVVSNIESRTRKTAPPAVDPTQLDYLLSIGDKAFVQSIIDAYLEDTSEILTAFRKSVDDGSVEDFRFHAHAFKSGAANVGANFLAETCATLEVITEQKFNDRRFEYLTKIEKQVVEIRDCLEGISQPRNENVPGEKAALA